In one Bordetella pertussis 18323 genomic region, the following are encoded:
- a CDS encoding class 1 fructose-bisphosphatase, with the protein MKRKTLTQYLVEQQRSAQALGPEVRLLIEVVARACKAISHAVSKGALGGVLGSLESENVQGEVQKKLDVLSNEILLEANEWGGHLAAMASEEMETIHLIPNRYPKGEYLLLFDPLDGSSNIDVNVSIGTIFSVLRAPHRVAGADVCEQDFLQPGSQQVAAGYAVYGPQTMLVLTIGNGVVGFTLDREMGSWVLTHESMRIPEDTKEFAINMSNMRHWAPPVKRYIDECLAGKTGPLGKDYNMRWIASMVADVHRILTRGGIFMYPWDAREPGKAGKLRLMYEANPMGLIVEQAGGAAIDGTGRILDIQPDKLHQRVSVILGSKNEVERVGRYHAEAHAS; encoded by the coding sequence TTGAAACGTAAAACCCTTACCCAATATCTGGTCGAGCAGCAGCGCTCGGCCCAGGCGCTCGGCCCGGAAGTGCGCCTGCTGATCGAAGTGGTGGCGCGCGCCTGCAAGGCCATCAGCCACGCTGTCAGCAAAGGCGCGCTGGGCGGCGTGCTCGGCAGCCTGGAAAGCGAGAACGTGCAGGGCGAAGTGCAGAAGAAGCTGGACGTGCTGTCCAACGAAATCCTGCTCGAAGCCAACGAGTGGGGCGGCCACCTGGCCGCGATGGCGTCCGAGGAAATGGAAACCATCCATCTGATCCCCAACCGTTATCCCAAGGGCGAGTACCTGCTGCTGTTCGATCCGCTGGACGGCTCGTCCAACATCGACGTCAACGTGTCGATCGGCACCATTTTCTCGGTGCTGCGCGCGCCGCACAGGGTGGCCGGCGCCGACGTCTGCGAGCAGGACTTCCTGCAGCCGGGCAGCCAGCAGGTGGCGGCCGGCTACGCCGTCTACGGTCCGCAGACCATGCTGGTGCTGACCATCGGCAATGGCGTGGTGGGGTTCACGCTGGATCGCGAGATGGGTTCGTGGGTGCTGACGCACGAATCGATGCGCATCCCCGAGGACACCAAGGAATTCGCCATCAACATGTCCAACATGCGCCACTGGGCCCCGCCGGTCAAGCGCTACATCGATGAATGCCTGGCCGGCAAGACGGGCCCGCTGGGCAAGGACTACAACATGCGCTGGATCGCCTCCATGGTGGCCGACGTGCATCGCATCCTGACCCGCGGCGGCATTTTCATGTATCCCTGGGATGCCCGCGAGCCGGGCAAGGCCGGCAAGCTGCGCCTGATGTACGAAGCCAACCCGATGGGCCTGATCGTCGAGCAGGCCGGCGGCGCGGCCATCGACGGCACGGGGCGCATCCTGGATATCCAGCCCGACAAGCTGCACCAGCGCGTGTCCGTGATCCTGGGTTCGAAGAACGAGGTGGAGCGCGTGGGGCGCTACCACGCCGAAGCGCACGCCAGCTAG
- the ispD gene encoding 2-C-methyl-D-erythritol 4-phosphate cytidylyltransferase — MSESLIAIVPAAGIGARASLPGEAAVPKQYRPLAGQPMLRHAVRALLADPRIVQVRVAVSAGDGWVEQALAGLPRTVWRPCGGPNRADTVAAALADSGAAADDWILVHDAARPGLPAAALARLIDACLDDAVGGLLALPVADTVKAGRQRVSRTVDRDGLWLAQTPQMFRAGLLRDALARARAAGLAVTDEASAVEAAGHAPRLVAGALRNFKVTWPDDFELMEKWL; from the coding sequence ATGTCCGAGTCCCTGATCGCTATCGTGCCGGCCGCCGGCATCGGCGCGCGCGCCAGCCTGCCCGGCGAGGCGGCCGTTCCGAAACAATATCGCCCGCTGGCCGGGCAGCCCATGCTGCGCCACGCGGTGCGCGCCCTGCTGGCCGATCCGCGCATCGTCCAGGTGCGCGTGGCGGTCAGCGCCGGCGACGGCTGGGTCGAGCAGGCGCTGGCTGGCCTGCCGCGTACCGTATGGCGCCCATGCGGCGGCCCGAACCGCGCCGACACGGTGGCCGCCGCCCTGGCCGACAGCGGGGCGGCCGCCGACGACTGGATACTGGTGCACGACGCCGCCCGGCCGGGCTTGCCGGCCGCGGCGCTGGCGCGCCTGATCGACGCCTGCCTGGACGATGCGGTTGGGGGCCTGCTGGCCCTGCCGGTCGCCGATACCGTCAAGGCGGGCCGGCAGCGCGTATCGCGCACCGTCGATCGCGACGGCCTGTGGCTGGCCCAGACGCCGCAGATGTTTCGCGCCGGCTTGCTGCGCGACGCGCTGGCGCGCGCGCGGGCCGCGGGCCTGGCCGTTACCGACGAGGCGTCGGCGGTGGAGGCGGCCGGCCATGCCCCGCGCCTGGTGGCGGGCGCGTTGCGCAATTTCAAGGTGACCTGGCCCGATGATTTCGAACTGATGGAAAAATGGCTATGA
- the ispF gene encoding 2-C-methyl-D-erythritol 2,4-cyclodiphosphate synthase: MNIPFRVGQGFDVHALVEGRPLIIGGVTIAHTHGLLGHSDADVLLHAVTDALLGGAGLGDIGRHFPDTDPAYRGADSRVLLRAAFDKVRAAGWAPVNVDATIHAQAPKIGPHAAAMVANIAADLALDAGAVNIKAKTNEGLGYLGRKEGIAANVVVLLARAG, from the coding sequence ATGAATATCCCGTTTCGCGTAGGGCAGGGCTTCGATGTGCACGCGCTGGTCGAAGGCCGGCCCTTGATCATCGGGGGCGTCACCATCGCCCACACGCACGGCCTGCTGGGGCATTCCGATGCCGATGTCCTGTTGCATGCGGTGACCGATGCCCTGCTGGGCGGGGCCGGCCTGGGCGATATCGGCCGCCATTTTCCCGATACCGACCCGGCCTACCGCGGCGCCGACAGCCGGGTGCTGCTGCGGGCGGCGTTCGACAAGGTTCGCGCGGCGGGCTGGGCGCCGGTCAACGTCGACGCGACCATCCATGCGCAGGCGCCCAAGATCGGCCCGCACGCGGCCGCCATGGTGGCCAACATTGCCGCCGATCTGGCGTTGGACGCCGGCGCGGTCAACATCAAGGCCAAGACCAACGAAGGCCTGGGCTACCTGGGCCGCAAGGAAGGGATTGCCGCCAACGTGGTGGTGCTGCTGGCGCGCGCCGGCTAG
- the serB gene encoding phosphoserine phosphatase SerB, with protein MTIHHLVIQSPALAAEHAEQLAALAQAQGVTRISTTAARLLDVQQDGDTRAQVRHWAETHGVDAAFVPAGLALADCRILAMDMDSTLINIECIDEIATVAGVGAQVAQITEAAMRGEIKDFSESLRRRVALLAGAPAAALERVYAEKLRLNPGAERLLASVRAAGIQTLLVSGGFTFFTERLRERLGLDHAHANTLEVDADGKLTGRVLGDILDGDAKAAHLAALAQCLSARPEQIIAIGDGANDLKMLARAGFAVAYHAKPIVREQTPYALNVCGLDGVLNWFEK; from the coding sequence ATGACTATCCATCACCTCGTCATCCAGTCTCCCGCCCTGGCGGCCGAACACGCCGAACAGCTGGCGGCGCTGGCCCAGGCCCAAGGCGTGACGCGCATCAGCACCACCGCGGCCCGCCTGCTCGACGTACAGCAGGATGGCGACACGCGCGCCCAGGTACGGCATTGGGCCGAAACGCACGGCGTCGACGCCGCCTTCGTGCCCGCGGGCCTGGCGCTGGCCGACTGCCGCATCCTGGCGATGGACATGGACTCGACGCTGATCAACATCGAGTGCATCGACGAAATCGCGACCGTCGCCGGCGTGGGGGCCCAGGTGGCCCAGATCACGGAAGCCGCCATGCGCGGCGAAATCAAGGACTTCTCGGAAAGCCTGCGCCGCCGTGTGGCGCTCCTGGCCGGCGCGCCGGCCGCCGCGCTCGAACGCGTGTACGCCGAGAAGCTGCGCCTGAACCCGGGCGCCGAACGCCTGCTGGCCAGCGTCCGGGCGGCCGGCATCCAGACCCTGCTGGTCTCCGGAGGGTTCACCTTCTTCACCGAGCGGCTGCGCGAACGCCTGGGGCTGGACCACGCCCATGCCAACACGCTGGAAGTCGACGCCGACGGCAAGCTGACCGGACGCGTGCTGGGCGACATTCTCGACGGCGACGCCAAGGCCGCGCACCTGGCCGCGCTGGCGCAGTGCCTGTCGGCCCGTCCCGAGCAGATCATCGCCATCGGCGACGGCGCCAACGACCTCAAGATGCTGGCCCGCGCCGGCTTCGCCGTCGCCTACCACGCCAAGCCCATCGTGCGCGAGCAAACGCCCTACGCCCTGAACGTATGCGGCCTGGACGGCGTGCTGAACTGGTTCGAGAAGTAA
- the mfd gene encoding transcription-repair coupling factor: protein MPDLTPPAVPIPATATTLSALKPGARFTQPRPPGSGDGWLLADLARQAGKPLVVLTADPLEAQRLADEIPQFAPELRVRQLPDWETLPYDAFSPHQDLISQRLRTLHALMNQGVDILTVPVTTALYRLAPPAFLAAYTFSFKQKDRLDEAALRAQLTLANYSHVTQVTAPGEFCLRGGLIDLFPMGSVVPYRLDLFDDEIESIRSFDVDTQRSLYPVGEVQLLPGREFPMDEEARNRFRARFREVFEGDPSRALPYKDIGNGIAFAGIEYYLPLFFEQTATLFDYLAADTITVTVGDIDDAMQRFAHDTRSRYDFLKVDRERPVLPPDTLFLDHEALFARLKDFPRLALMAERPHPDFAAAPDVAVARRADDPVARLRALLAQTGDRVLLCADSAGRRETLAQMLGEHGLAPEAQADSIQAFLDDGARFGLAVAPLSAGFCVPGGALLFLTENDLYPGHAGVTRRGKRTQERTSNVEAMVRDLAELRAGDPVVHAQHGIGRYHGLVNMDMGEGEMEFLHLEYASGSTLYVPVSQLHVIARYSGADPDAAPLHQLGSGQWDKARRKAARQVRDTAAELLALYAQRAAREGYAFKLPMSDYEAFAEGFGFEETPDQAAAIQAVIMDMTSGRPMDRLVCGDVGFGKTEVALRAAFLAVANGKQVALLCPTTLLAEQHAQTFSDRFADWPVRVVELSRFRSAKEVAAAVEGINDGRVDIVIGTHKILSKDVRFKRLGLVIIDEEHRFGVRQKETLKALRAEVDVLTLTATPIPRTLGMSLEGIRDFSVIATAPQKRLAIKTFVRREDGSTIREALLRELKRGGQVYFLHNEVETIHNRRARLEELVPEARIAVAHGQMPERELEQVMKGFYQQRHNVLLCTTIIETGIDIPTANTIVIHRADRFGLAQLHQLRGRVGRSHHQAYAYLLTPGEDAITNNAKKRLEAIQAMEELGSGFYLAMHDLEIRGTGEILGDSQSGNIQEVGFSMYNEMLNEAVRALKAGEEPDLDAPFNLACEVNLHAPALLPSDYCPDVHGRLAIYKRLSHADGEDDLIRIQEELIDRFGKLPEAAQTLLATHRLRLAAQPLGIVKIDASETQALLQFGAKTTVDPLRIIELVQRQRHIKLSGQDKLRVEIKAPQIAARADAVRAVLRALK from the coding sequence ATGCCTGATCTCACTCCGCCCGCCGTGCCCATCCCCGCCACCGCCACCACCCTGTCCGCCCTCAAGCCGGGAGCGCGCTTTACGCAGCCCCGCCCGCCCGGATCCGGCGACGGATGGCTGCTGGCGGACCTGGCGCGCCAGGCCGGCAAGCCGCTGGTGGTGCTGACGGCCGACCCGCTGGAGGCCCAGCGGCTGGCCGATGAAATCCCGCAATTCGCGCCCGAACTGCGCGTGCGCCAGTTGCCCGACTGGGAAACCCTGCCCTACGACGCGTTCTCGCCCCACCAGGACCTGATCTCGCAACGCCTGCGCACGCTGCACGCGCTCATGAACCAGGGCGTGGACATCCTGACCGTGCCGGTCACCACCGCCCTGTACCGCCTGGCGCCGCCCGCCTTCCTGGCCGCGTATACGTTTTCGTTCAAGCAGAAGGACCGGCTCGACGAAGCGGCCCTGCGCGCGCAGCTGACGCTGGCCAACTACAGCCACGTTACCCAGGTCACCGCGCCGGGCGAATTCTGCCTGCGCGGCGGCCTGATCGACCTGTTTCCCATGGGTTCGGTGGTGCCCTACCGGCTGGACCTGTTCGACGACGAGATCGAATCGATCCGCAGCTTCGACGTCGACACGCAGCGCAGCCTGTATCCGGTGGGCGAAGTGCAGTTGCTGCCCGGCCGCGAGTTTCCCATGGACGAAGAGGCGCGCAACCGCTTCCGGGCGCGGTTTCGCGAAGTGTTCGAAGGCGACCCCTCCCGCGCCCTGCCGTACAAGGACATCGGCAACGGCATCGCGTTCGCCGGCATCGAGTATTACCTGCCCCTGTTCTTCGAGCAGACCGCCACCCTGTTCGATTACCTGGCGGCCGACACGATCACCGTCACGGTGGGCGACATCGACGACGCCATGCAGCGCTTCGCCCATGACACCCGCAGCCGCTACGACTTTCTCAAGGTCGACCGCGAACGGCCGGTGCTGCCGCCGGACACCCTGTTCCTCGACCACGAGGCGCTGTTCGCGCGCCTGAAAGACTTCCCGCGCCTGGCCTTGATGGCGGAGCGGCCGCATCCGGACTTCGCCGCCGCGCCCGATGTCGCCGTGGCGCGCCGCGCCGACGACCCCGTGGCGCGCCTGCGCGCGCTGCTGGCGCAGACCGGCGACCGCGTGCTGCTGTGCGCCGATTCGGCCGGCCGGCGCGAGACGCTGGCGCAAATGCTGGGCGAACACGGCCTGGCGCCCGAGGCGCAGGCCGATTCGATCCAGGCCTTCCTGGACGACGGCGCGCGCTTCGGCCTGGCCGTGGCGCCGCTGTCGGCCGGCTTCTGCGTGCCCGGCGGCGCCCTGCTGTTCCTGACCGAGAACGACCTCTACCCCGGCCATGCCGGCGTCACCCGGCGCGGCAAGCGCACCCAGGAACGCACCAGCAATGTCGAAGCCATGGTGCGCGACCTGGCCGAACTGCGCGCCGGCGACCCGGTGGTGCACGCCCAGCACGGCATCGGCCGCTACCACGGGCTGGTCAACATGGACATGGGCGAAGGCGAGATGGAGTTCCTGCATCTCGAATACGCCAGCGGCAGCACGCTGTACGTGCCCGTGTCGCAGCTGCACGTCATCGCCCGCTACAGCGGCGCCGACCCGGACGCCGCCCCCCTGCACCAGCTCGGTTCGGGCCAATGGGACAAGGCGCGCCGCAAGGCGGCCAGGCAGGTGCGCGACACCGCGGCCGAACTGCTGGCCCTGTATGCGCAGCGCGCCGCCCGCGAAGGCTATGCCTTCAAGCTGCCCATGAGCGACTACGAAGCCTTCGCCGAAGGTTTCGGCTTCGAGGAGACGCCCGACCAGGCGGCCGCCATCCAGGCCGTCATCATGGACATGACCTCGGGCCGCCCCATGGACCGGCTGGTATGCGGCGACGTGGGCTTCGGCAAGACCGAGGTCGCGCTGCGCGCCGCCTTCCTGGCCGTGGCCAACGGCAAGCAGGTCGCGCTGCTGTGCCCCACCACCCTGCTGGCCGAGCAGCATGCCCAGACGTTTTCCGACCGCTTCGCCGACTGGCCGGTGCGCGTCGTGGAGCTGTCGCGCTTTCGCTCCGCCAAGGAGGTGGCCGCCGCCGTCGAAGGCATCAACGACGGCCGCGTGGACATCGTCATCGGCACGCACAAGATCCTGTCCAAGGACGTGCGCTTCAAGCGGCTGGGCCTGGTCATCATCGACGAGGAACACCGCTTTGGCGTGCGCCAGAAGGAAACCCTCAAGGCGCTGCGCGCCGAGGTCGACGTGCTGACCCTGACGGCCACCCCGATCCCGCGCACGCTGGGCATGTCGCTGGAAGGCATCCGCGACTTCTCCGTGATCGCGACGGCGCCGCAGAAGCGGCTGGCCATCAAGACCTTCGTGCGGCGCGAGGACGGCAGCACCATACGCGAAGCGCTGCTGCGCGAGCTCAAGCGCGGCGGCCAGGTGTATTTCCTGCACAACGAGGTCGAGACCATCCACAACCGGCGGGCGCGCCTCGAAGAACTGGTGCCCGAGGCCCGCATCGCGGTCGCCCACGGCCAGATGCCCGAACGCGAGCTGGAACAGGTCATGAAGGGCTTCTACCAGCAGCGCCACAACGTGCTGCTGTGCACCACCATCATCGAAACCGGCATCGACATCCCCACCGCAAACACCATCGTCATCCACCGCGCCGACCGCTTCGGCCTGGCGCAGCTGCACCAGCTGCGCGGCCGCGTCGGACGCTCGCACCACCAGGCCTACGCCTATCTGCTGACGCCGGGCGAGGATGCCATCACGAACAACGCCAAGAAGCGCCTGGAGGCCATCCAGGCCATGGAAGAGCTCGGTTCGGGCTTCTACCTGGCCATGCACGACCTGGAAATCCGCGGCACCGGCGAAATCCTGGGTGACTCGCAATCGGGCAACATCCAAGAGGTGGGCTTCTCGATGTACAACGAGATGCTCAACGAAGCGGTGCGGGCGCTGAAGGCGGGCGAGGAGCCCGACCTGGACGCGCCCTTCAACCTGGCCTGCGAAGTCAACCTGCACGCGCCGGCGCTGCTGCCGTCGGACTACTGTCCCGACGTGCATGGCCGCCTGGCCATCTACAAGCGCCTGTCGCATGCCGACGGCGAAGACGACCTGATCCGCATCCAGGAAGAACTCATCGACCGTTTCGGTAAACTGCCCGAAGCCGCGCAGACGTTGCTGGCCACGCACCGCCTGCGCCTGGCCGCGCAACCGCTGGGCATCGTCAAGATCGATGCCAGCGAAACGCAGGCCCTGCTGCAGTTCGGTGCCAAGACCACGGTCGACCCCTTGCGCATCATCGAGCTGGTGCAGCGCCAGCGCCATATCAAGCTGTCCGGCCAGGACAAACTGCGGGTGGAGATCAAGGCGCCTCAGATCGCCGCCCGCGCCGACGCCGTGCGCGCCGTCCTGCGCGCACTGAAATAA
- a CDS encoding IS481-like element IS481 family transposase has translation MNTHKHARLTFLRRLEMVQQLIAHQVCVPEAARAYGVTAPTVRKWLGRFLAQGQAGLADASSRPTVSPRAIAPAKALAIVELRRKRLTQARIAQALGVSASTVSRVLARAGLSHLADLEPAEPVVRYEHQAPGDLLHIDIKKLGRIQRPGHRVTGNRRDTVEGAGWDFVFVAIDDHARVAFTDIHPDERFPSAVQFLKDAVAYYQRLGVTIQRLLTDNGSAFRSRAFAALCHELGIKHRFTRPYRPQTNGKAERFIQSALREWAYAHTYQNSQHRADAMKSWLHHYNWHRPHQGIGRAVPISRLNLDEYNLLTVHS, from the coding sequence ATGAACACCCATAAGCATGCCCGATTGACCTTCCTACGTCGACTCGAAATGGTCCAGCAATTGATCGCCCATCAAGTTTGTGTGCCTGAAGCGGCCCGCGCCTATGGGGTCACCGCGCCGACTGTGCGCAAATGGCTGGGCCGCTTCCTGGCTCAGGGCCAGGCGGGCTTGGCCGATGCGTCCTCGCGCCCGACGGTCTCGCCCCGAGCGATTGCGCCGGCCAAGGCGCTGGCTATCGTGGAGCTGCGCCGCAAGCGGCTGACCCAAGCGCGCATCGCCCAGGCGCTGGGCGTGTCAGCCAGCACCGTCAGCCGCGTCCTGGCCCGCGCCGGTCTGTCGCACCTGGCCGACCTGGAGCCGGCCGAGCCGGTGGTGCGCTACGAGCATCAGGCCCCCGGCGATCTGCTGCACATCGACATCAAGAAGCTGGGACGTATCCAGCGCCCTGGCCACCGGGTCACGGGCAACCGACGCGATACCGTTGAGGGGGCCGGCTGGGACTTCGTCTTCGTGGCTATCGATGACCACGCCCGCGTGGCCTTCACCGACATCCACCCCGACGAGCGCTTCCCCAGCGCCGTCCAGTTCCTCAAGGACGCAGTGGCCTACTACCAGCGCCTGGGCGTGACCATCCAGCGCTTGCTCACCGACAATGGCTCGGCCTTTCGCAGCCGCGCCTTCGCCGCGCTGTGCCATGAGCTGGGCATCAAGCACCGCTTTACCCGACCTTACCGCCCACAGACCAATGGCAAGGCCGAACGCTTCATCCAGTCGGCCTTGCGTGAGTGGGCTTACGCTCACACCTACCAGAACTCCCAACACCGAGCCGATGCCATGAAATCCTGGCTACACCACTACAACTGGCATCGACCCCACCAAGGCATCGGGCGCGCTGTACCCATCTCCAGACTCAACCTGGACGAATACAACCTATTGACAGTTCACAGCTAG
- a CDS encoding Bug family tripartite tricarboxylate transporter substrate binding protein, whose translation MLLHRVLISLATGVLTLGVLGAAHADAYPTKPIRLVVPYPPGGITDIAARGLARAMSEELKQSVIVENRAGAGGIIGSDYVARAPADDYTLLIGTSATHGTNPSTYANLPYSATGSFEPIAAVASSPLLVVVNPSSPVRDVQGLIAHLKANPGKESYASTGTGGSLHLTLELFKLMTGTDIQHVPYKGSAPALTDLIGGHVQLMFDNMPSSLPQVKAGSLRALAVTGPQRSALVPELPTVAEAVPGFASASWVALYAPKNTPAAIVQTLNAAANKGLKSQDVLAQFSAAGLEPTGGTSAALDSFMRAEIAKWAEVVKKINLPPSKL comes from the coding sequence ATGCTATTGCACCGAGTACTCATTTCCCTCGCCACGGGCGTGCTGACTTTGGGGGTGCTTGGCGCCGCACACGCCGACGCCTATCCGACCAAGCCGATCAGGCTGGTAGTGCCCTATCCGCCCGGAGGAATTACCGATATCGCCGCGCGCGGCCTGGCGCGCGCCATGAGCGAGGAGCTGAAACAGTCGGTGATCGTGGAGAACCGCGCAGGCGCGGGCGGCATCATCGGCTCGGATTATGTGGCGCGAGCGCCCGCCGACGACTACACGCTGTTGATCGGCACCAGCGCGACCCATGGAACGAACCCCAGCACCTACGCCAACCTGCCGTACAGCGCGACCGGCAGTTTCGAACCGATCGCCGCCGTGGCATCCAGCCCGCTGCTGGTGGTCGTCAACCCATCGTCCCCGGTGCGGGACGTCCAGGGCCTGATCGCGCACCTGAAAGCCAACCCGGGCAAGGAATCCTATGCGTCCACCGGCACTGGCGGCTCGCTGCACCTGACGCTGGAGCTCTTCAAGCTGATGACCGGGACCGATATCCAACATGTGCCCTACAAGGGCAGCGCTCCCGCGCTGACCGACCTGATCGGCGGCCATGTCCAGCTGATGTTCGACAACATGCCCTCGTCGCTGCCGCAGGTCAAGGCTGGCAGCCTGCGCGCCCTGGCCGTGACGGGTCCGCAACGTTCGGCGCTGGTGCCGGAACTGCCTACCGTGGCCGAAGCCGTCCCCGGGTTCGCGTCGGCCTCGTGGGTCGCGCTGTACGCGCCGAAGAACACGCCGGCCGCGATCGTGCAAACGCTCAACGCCGCGGCCAACAAGGGCCTGAAGTCCCAAGACGTATTGGCGCAGTTCTCCGCCGCGGGACTGGAGCCGACCGGCGGCACATCCGCCGCGCTGGACAGTTTCATGCGCGCGGAAATCGCCAAGTGGGCCGAGGTCGTCAAGAAGATCAATCTGCCGCCATCGAAGCTGTAG
- a CDS encoding LysR family transcriptional regulator yields the protein MNVTFRQLTAFIEVASSRSFSQAAQALHVTQPALTAMIQKLETQLGVVLFTRTRRGAELTTTGRELLPELQRILANLEVVIEDVRGAASPRGGTVTLACIPSLSNTWIPSLIARVEQAYPRIKVILKDAMTENRSIHEMLRTGDIDYGVGSPSVEQDGLEFDLLAHDELVAVVPQDHPLARRTLVRWSELAESPLIGMSYQSHVRMLVDEAFAANGISKRPKREVSLITTAIGMVRAGLGVSVLPTTAIEVCNVAGLKVLRLHAPRVRRPLGFLHLPTRSLSPAARLLLRFVKDAGPIPLGKQPE from the coding sequence ATGAACGTGACCTTCAGGCAGTTGACCGCCTTCATCGAGGTCGCAAGCAGCCGCAGCTTCTCGCAGGCGGCGCAGGCCTTGCACGTGACGCAGCCGGCGCTGACGGCCATGATCCAGAAGCTGGAGACCCAGCTTGGAGTCGTCCTGTTCACGCGTACGCGCCGGGGCGCCGAGCTGACCACCACCGGGCGCGAACTGCTGCCGGAGCTGCAGCGGATCCTGGCCAATCTCGAGGTCGTGATCGAGGATGTGCGTGGTGCCGCCTCGCCGCGCGGCGGCACCGTCACGCTGGCGTGCATTCCGTCGCTCAGCAACACCTGGATCCCATCCCTGATCGCGCGCGTGGAGCAGGCCTATCCGCGCATCAAGGTGATCCTGAAGGACGCCATGACCGAAAACCGCAGCATTCACGAGATGCTGAGAACCGGCGATATCGACTATGGCGTGGGCAGTCCGTCGGTCGAGCAGGATGGATTGGAGTTCGACCTGCTGGCGCACGATGAACTGGTCGCGGTCGTGCCGCAGGATCATCCCCTGGCCAGGCGCACACTGGTCCGCTGGAGCGAGTTGGCGGAATCGCCCTTGATAGGCATGAGTTACCAGAGCCACGTGAGGATGCTGGTCGACGAAGCCTTCGCGGCCAACGGCATCTCGAAGCGTCCCAAGCGCGAGGTGAGCCTTATCACCACCGCCATCGGCATGGTGCGGGCAGGGCTGGGCGTTTCCGTTCTGCCCACCACCGCCATCGAGGTATGCAACGTCGCCGGGCTGAAGGTATTGCGGCTGCATGCGCCGCGGGTGCGCCGTCCCCTGGGGTTTCTGCACCTGCCGACGCGCAGCCTGAGCCCGGCCGCGCGGCTGCTTCTGCGGTTCGTGAAGGATGCGGGCCCCATTCCGCTGGGCAAGCAGCCGGAGTAA